The Apibacter raozihei DNA segment AGCCGAAAAAGGTATAGCTGCTCATTATAAATATAAAGAAGGATATAAAATAGAAGAAGATAATCAGATTGAAAACTGGATAACTCAGGTTCGTGAAATGCTCGAAAATCAGGATTCAACTAGTACTAAAGAACTTCTAGATGATTTTAAGCTTAATTTATATACAAAAGATATATTTATTTTTACGCCTAAAGGAGACTTAAAAGTTTTGTCAATTGGAGCTACAGCCTTAGATTTTGCATATTCTATTCACTCAAGTATAGGAGATCATTGTTTGGGAGCTAAAGTCAATAATAAACTCGTTCCTTTAAGCCATAAACTTAAAAGTGGGGATCAGGTTGAGATATTAACATCTATAAATCAGAAACCAAAACCTGATTGGCTGGATTTTGTAACTACTTCCAAGGCAAGATCAAGAATAAAGGCAGCATTAAATACAGAGAAGAGAAAATATACGGAAGAAGGAAAAGAACTTTTAATTAGAAAATTAAGACATCTTAAAATAAACTTTACAGAAGCAGAACTTAATTCAATACAAAAATATTTTGGAGCTAAGACAAGTCATGATATTTTTTATCAGGTAGCTACAGGAGTAATAGATAGTAAAGAATTAAAAAAATATGCAGATAGTAAAGGAGTACTAAATAATTTTCTTTCACGATTTAGAAAGCGTCCCATATTAGTAGACCCTAAAGAAACCTCAGAGACCAAAGAAGAAGGTAAATTAGATATGATTGTCTTTGGTGATGACGAAAAAAAACTGGACTATCAATTGGCTCAGTGTTGTAATCCTATTCCCGGAGACAGAATTTTCGGATTTGTAACCATTAATAAAGGAATTAAAGTTCACAAAGAAACCTGCCCTAATGCAGTAGATATGCGGGCTAATTATGATTATAGAGTTATTCCTGCCAAGTGGGTTAATAGCGCCAATAGAAATTTTTTAATTGAAGTAGCATTAGAGGGGATTGACAGGACGGGAATACTTAATGATATAACAACTACTGTATCTAATATGTTGAAAGTAGATATTAAGAAAATTAATATAAACTCAGATGATGGAATTTTTAAAGGAAATCTAACATTATTTGTTAAAAATACGGTACAGTTGGAAGAAATACTTCAGGCACTTCACAGTTTAGAAGGAATAACGAAAGTTAAAAGAATTGAAAAAAAATAATTTCAAGTTATCATTAAATTAAGTTTACATAGTTATGTAAATAAGTTTTTTAAATGTATAATGATTTTTCATAATTAAAATACTGTTATACTTCTTATTATATAAATTTATAAAAATATAATTATTACAAATTTATAATTTAGAATACATATAATGTAAACTAAAAGTAAAAGACTTTGTAATATTTTTTGTAATTTGCAAGTCAGATAATATTTATTAGTTAATTTATTAGATAATACTTCTCGGTTTAGAATATTTTGCAGATTTGGTATTCAATTTTAGCACCTAAAAATCATTTATTTAAATTCATAAAACCTACAAAAAGTAGAATATAGATTAACTATGGGAAACCCGTTTAATGAAGCTTTGATTTCTTATATAAGAAATCATGTCCCTAAAAATGACGTAGTAAACATACTGATGGATACTTTATGTATTGGAAAAGAAGCGGCTTATAGAAGAATGAGAGGAGAGGTTATATTTACTCTTGATGAAGCTGCTAAAATTTCGTATCAGTTAGGAATATCGCTTGATAATATTATTGGTATTTATCACAATAAAAAAGCCGTTTTTGATGTTCAATTGTTTAATAATGAAAGTATTCATATTTTTATGAATAGTTATTGTACAACAATAAAAGAATATATTCAGGTTTTTAATAAAATTGAAAATATAAAAAAGTCTAAAGCAATATTAGCGTATAATTCGTTACCGTTTGTACTTTATACCCCCTATTCACATATACTTAAATTTAGATTATTTCGATGGATTCATCAGTCAGTAAGTTTACAAACTCCCGTTTTTTATTCAACAATAAATTTATCTAAAGAACTACTCACTACGCAAACAAAATACGCTCAAAATTTAGAAACATTAGCATCCACGCATATAATACTAGACAAAAATACCTTTACATCTTTTATCATAGAAATTGAATACTTCTATAAACTTAATCTCATAACAGATGAAGAGCTTCTTAGTTTAAAAAAGGAGCTAAAACAGATGCTTGAAGATATGGAAGAACTTGCAAGGATTGGGAAAAATAAAAAAGGCAACGAGGTTTTAATTTATATATCCAATATTAATTTTGAAGCCTGTTATTCATATTATGAATTTGAACAATTTCAAGTTAGCCATATGAGAGTGTTTAGTATCAATAGTATTAGCTATCAGGATCCGAAAGTATGTGAAGCACAGAAAGAATGGATTGAATCATTAAAAAGATATGCAGTATTGATTTCTCAAAGTGGTGAAATTCAAAGAATAGAATTTTTCAAGAGTCAATATGAGCACGTTGAAAATTTAGGAAAGAAAAAATCTTAAATCTGCTAAAATTTTTTTAAAATTAATACGATAGCTTAACTTATCTTCCAATAAATGAAGATACTTGCTGAAATTTTCATAAAACGAAAAAATAATCAGTTATAATTCTATAATTAGAAATAAAAAACAAACTATTACACTCATAACGAATCTAATAATTTGATAAATTAAGCTATCTTTACATTAATAATATTTACGGCATAATTAACACTAAAAAGCTTTAAATTAAACTATTAATTTTTTTCATTTAATAATTCCTGATACGCATTTTTTAAAGCTTCTTCTTCAGAAGGATTAACTTTAGGGAATTTCGGATTCATTTTTTGTAAAGTTTCCTTAATAACAGTTGCCATAATAAGCTGTCCATACGATTTATTGTCACAAGGAATCACATACCAAGGACTCTGAGAGGTTGAAGTATTTTCCAATGCTGAAGTAAAGGCTTCCTGATATTTATCCCAGAACTTTCTTTCCTTTAAATCTGAAGAAGAAAATTTCCAGTTTTTTTCTTTATTTTCAATTCTTTTAATAAATCTTTTCTTTTGTTCCTCTTTACTGATATTAAGGAAAAATTTAATCACCTTAGTACCATTATTACACATATATTTTTCAAAATTTTTAATCTCTTTGTAACGAGTAGCAAAAAATTCGTCATTTATATCTTCAACGCTGCTAACAGAGGGCAAATTTTCATTTAAAATAAATTCAGGATGAACTTTACAAACAAGAACATTTTCATAATGAGAACGGTTAAATATTCCAATTTTACCTTTTTCAGGAAGTTTTAAGATATGTCTCCATAAATAATCATGCTCATATTCCAGTGATGAAGGTGTTTTAAATGCAGAAACCTCAACACCCTGAGGATTTACCCCTGTCATTATAGCCCTAATCGAACTATCTTTACCTGCAGCATCAATTCCTTGAAAAATAACAAGTAATGACTGTTTGTTTTCAGCATACAGAATATTCTGTAATTCATCTATTTGTTCAACAATTTTACTTAGTTCTTTTTTATTTGATTCTTTATCCTGAAACTTATCGGAAGCTTCAGTACCTATTTTTTTTATATTCAGCTTATCTCCTTCTTTTACAAGGAATTTTTCTATGTCAATTTCCATATTATTTTTTTGTTTTCAGTTAATTCTTTATATAAATTTATATATTGTTTTGCTTGGCTAAGCCATGAAAAATCAAGTTTCATCATCCTTTTTCTAAGGACGTGCAATAATCCTTTATCCTGAAAAATTTTTTCAGCTTTGGATATGGAAAATAAAATATCATCTAACGAAAAATAAGAAAATTTTATACCATAGCCGTCAGTATCTTCAAAATTTTTTACAGTGTCTTCAAGACCACCTTTATTGCTTACAATAGGGACAGTTCCATATTTTAAAGAATAAAGCTGCCCTAAACCACAAGGTTCTTCACGTGAAGGCATTAGATAAAAATCTGCACCGGCAAATACTTGATGAACTATGCTTTCCTCAAGGGAAGGAATAAAATATAGTCTTTCTTTATTGGATATGTTTAACAACTCTAAACTTCTGGTTATTTCGTAGCCACCTTTTCCCATAACTATAAAATTTGATTGTAGACCAGTATCAATAACCTTTTCAATCAGATTTTCAAGTACATCTCCACCTTTAGCATTATTCAATTTTCCGATAAAAGCAATTAATGGTTTTTTATCATCCAGATTAAATTGTTTACAGAGAGATTTTTTATTTAAAGTTTTGCCTTTCTCAACTTTATTTAGTGAATAATTTTCAAAAATCATAGGATCCGTTTCAGGATTCCAGATTGAATCATCAATTCCATTTAATAAGCCGATGCATTTATATCGGTTTATTTGAAAAATATATTCCAAACCATTTGAATCTAAACATAGTTGATCCATATAATTAGGTGAAACTGTTGTAACCTTATCTGCACAAGATATTCCGGAAGCCATTGAGTTAATCGAATTGTTCCATAAAATAAACTTTGTCTGAACCGGATCAAAGGAAGGAAGTTTATTTATTATCTCCAAAGGCATAATTCCTTGAAAAAAAGTATTATGAACCGTAAATACAACAGGAATATCTTTAAAACAATCGTAAGGCTGAGTATGTTTAATAAAAAATGGAATTAAACCGGTATTATGATCATGACAATGCAGGATATCAATTTTTCTGTTCCAGGTAATTAACCATTCTAATACACCTAATTGAAAAGCCAGAAATCGAATAGGATCATCATCATATCCATAAACATTTGGACGATCCAGCAGACTAGGTATATAAATAAAATATAAGTCATGATTTAAACTTACATTTTTATAGACCGAAAAACTTATCTTTTCTTCTTCTAAAAAAAAGCTTCCCTCATATACGGTGGTCAATTCTTCCGATTGTGTAAAACTATTATCGACAAAAGGAATAACAGTTTGAGTGTCTATATTATATTTTGACTGATATTTTGGTAATGCACCAATTACATCAGCTAGACCCCCGTTTTTAATAACCGGATAACATTCAGTACTAATATGTATAACCAGCATACCCTATTTATTCATACATTTATGCTAATATAGATAAAAAAATAATTAGAATTTAGATAACATAAACAATTTATAAATTTTTAACATTTATATAAATTTATGAAAAAACAATTCTGATATTTGTGCCAATATCAAGTCCCATTAAAGAACTTGCACCTCCTACAGTTCGTAAATTGCTTTTATACATAGATATTTGTAAATAATCTGAAGAATTGAAAATGGCCAGAGCTTTCCCGTGGTATCTGTTTTCTTCCGATTCAGCATCTAGGATATCCGTATATTTATTTACAATTTCAGTAAATTCAACATTTCTTGCAAATAAAGTAAATTTTCTGTTCTTTCCGAACTGTCTGAATTGTTCCTTAGAAATATTTGTAATAGCATTGCCATAATTGTCAATATAAATAACCATACCTGATAATGAAGAATCTTCACTTTTTTCTACAGGTTTAGGTTGAGTCAGTTTTTTATATTCAGCAATCTTTCTACCCACTAAATCTAGCGTTCCTCCTCTAGCCAGATGACAGGCAACAGGAACAAAAATATCTTTTATAAGAAAACGAATTTCCTCATATTTGTTAATTGTTATTTCTACCAATTGATCCGGTATGAACTCACTATCAAGCAATGAAAGTATTCCATTGTCATTACAGATAAAAAAGTGACCATTCATCTCCGCAGCAATAGGTTTAACAAAAGGAGAAGGCAAAGCATCAACACCTATAATATGTATGGTTCCTTCCGGAAAATCTTTATATGAGTTTTTTAGAATATAAGCGGTTTGAATAAGATCAAAAGGCATAATCTGATGAGATATATCCACTAAGGTAACCTCAGAAAGCTGACTATATACGGCCCCTTTAATTGAAGGCACATGAAAGTCGTCTAATCCAAAATCGGTTGTGAGTGTTATTATTCCCATATTTTTATCTCTAACACAAAGTTATTGCTTATTTTTGTTTTGTAAAATTTTAAAACCGGTAAAATTTGAATCAATTACAAATCATATTAGAAGGAGTAGATCTGAAAATATTCTATGGTGAGTATAATCAGAATTTTAAGTTATTAGTAAACCATTTTCCAAAATTGAAAATAACGGGAAGAGATCAAATAATTTCAGTTTCTGGAAGTGATGAAGATATCGCTATTTTTGAAAGAAAAGTTAAAGAAATTACAGATTATATTAATAAATATAATAAGTTAAATGACTTTGCTATGGAAGGAATATTAAACAGATCCGATTTAATTAAAATAGCTGATAATGAAGATGATGTAATTGTTCATGGAATAGGAGGTAAATTAATACGTGCTAAATCAGAAAATTTAAAGAAACTGGTAGATTTAGTTGATAAAAATGACATGGTTTTTGCTGTTGGCCCTGCCGGGACAGGAAAGACTTATACTAGCGTGGCACTTGCAGTAAGAGCTTTAAAAAATAAAGAAGTAAAAAGATTAATTCTTACTCGTCCGGCTGTAGAAGCAGGTGAAAGTCTGGGATTTCTTCCCGGAGATTTAAAAGAAAAATTAGATCCCTATCTTCAACCACTATATGATGCCCTTAAAGATATGATAAGCCACGAAAAGCTCGCATCATACCTTGATAAAGGTATCATTGAAATAGCACCTCTGGCATTTATGAGAGGAAGAACTCTGGACGATGCATTTGTTATATTAGATGAAGCTCAGAATACAACACATTTACAGATGAAAATGTTTTTAACTCGTATGGGAGAAAATGCAAAGTTTATCATTACTGGAGATCCGGGTCAAATAGATTTGCTTAAACAACAAAAATCAGGATTGAAAGAAGCTATAGTTTTACTAAAAAATGTTAAAGGTATAGGATTTATTAAGCTCACTGAAATGGATGTGGTAAGGCATAAACTCGTAAAGAAAATATTGGAAGCTTATCATAAGCAGGAAGAAATTAACGAATAAAAATAGTGTAAATAATAAATTTGATTTTTTACCTACATTAGGTAACAATTTTCACTTTCATCTGTATTGCCTAAAAATGATTTTTATTAAATAAAATAATAAAAATTACAACTCCCCTTTTATTAATCCATATAAGTAATTAAAAAAATAGTACACGTTATTTTAGTACTAATTTTAAAATATGATTATATTTAGTTTATATAAAAGCTAAAAAAATGGGAGAGTCTTTAAATGCAATTCGTAATCGGCCCCGTTTTAAAATTAAAACAACATTAACTCCGGAAGAGTTTACAGAGCAGTTAAAAAAATATAAGGAAAGCAGAATTTGTGAAGTGGAAAGTGAAGGGCAAAAATTTTCATTCAAAATAACTTCTCAGGAAACTTATATTGAAGTTTTAACTCCAGATGATCCTGTCTGGAAACCAAGACTGACTTTAAGGGCAGAAGAAGAACCCGGAGAATGTACGTATATTAGGGGGATATTTGGTCCAAGGCCGTCTGTCTGGACACTTTTTATGTTTTTATATATAGGTTTAGGAACAACATTAATAACTTTAGGATGTCTTTATTACTCTATGCATTTAGCAAAAAGTAAAAATGATGAAGATTTTAACTGGGTTGGAATTGCCTCAATATTTTGCATTATCGGTTTAATTATTACCTATGCTGCTGTTAAATTAGGACAAATTAAATCCAGAAAACAAATGCAGCAATTAAGGAAATTTGCTGAAAATGTTGTGCTTAAGTTTGAACAAGAAGAAGATATAAAAAATTAAATATTCAATTTTTCATGAATGATGTCTACAATTTTAGAATAAGTTTCTTGCTTACTTAATTCTGAATTGTCTATCAAATAAGCATCAAAAGCTTTTTTTAAGGGTGCAATGTCTCTGTTTTCATCAATAAAATCCCTTTGTTTTAGATTTTCAGTAACCTCTTCAAGAGTAATGGAGCTTTTTTTGTTTTGAAATTCTAAAA contains these protein-coding regions:
- a CDS encoding SAM hydrolase/SAM-dependent halogenase family protein — its product is MGIITLTTDFGLDDFHVPSIKGAVYSQLSEVTLVDISHQIMPFDLIQTAYILKNSYKDFPEGTIHIIGVDALPSPFVKPIAAEMNGHFFICNDNGILSLLDSEFIPDQLVEITINKYEEIRFLIKDIFVPVACHLARGGTLDLVGRKIAEYKKLTQPKPVEKSEDSSLSGMVIYIDNYGNAITNISKEQFRQFGKNRKFTLFARNVEFTEIVNKYTDILDAESEENRYHGKALAIFNSSDYLQISMYKSNLRTVGGASSLMGLDIGTNIRIVFS
- a CDS encoding RelA/SpoT family protein — its product is MYQVDLDKEEEEIARRYKDMLRNTYRVLTDENKILIRKAFEIAKEAHKDQRRKTGEPYIYHPLAVAKIVADEIGLGATSIVCALLHDVVEDTDYTVEDISRLFNPKIAKIIDGLTKISNIDHQNLSMQSENYRKLLLTLSEDVRVILVKIADRLHNMRTLDSMKVSKQKKIAAETTYIYAPLAHRMGLYTIKSELEDLSLKYTDPENYILIVKKLEETEIHRQRYVDEFTKIISERLKDENLNFYIKGRHKSIFSIYKKMKKQNVSFEEVYDLFAIRIIYKSDVKNEKFLAWKIYSIVTDEFIPNPSRMRDWITTPRSTGYESLHVTVIGPESKWVEVQIRSERMDEIAEKGIAAHYKYKEGYKIEEDNQIENWITQVREMLENQDSTSTKELLDDFKLNLYTKDIFIFTPKGDLKVLSIGATALDFAYSIHSSIGDHCLGAKVNNKLVPLSHKLKSGDQVEILTSINQKPKPDWLDFVTTSKARSRIKAALNTEKRKYTEEGKELLIRKLRHLKINFTEAELNSIQKYFGAKTSHDIFYQVATGVIDSKELKKYADSKGVLNNFLSRFRKRPILVDPKETSETKEEGKLDMIVFGDDEKKLDYQLAQCCNPIPGDRIFGFVTINKGIKVHKETCPNAVDMRANYDYRVIPAKWVNSANRNFLIEVALEGIDRTGILNDITTTVSNMLKVDIKKININSDDGIFKGNLTLFVKNTVQLEEILQALHSLEGITKVKRIEKK
- a CDS encoding PhoH family protein, which encodes MNQLQIILEGVDLKIFYGEYNQNFKLLVNHFPKLKITGRDQIISVSGSDEDIAIFERKVKEITDYINKYNKLNDFAMEGILNRSDLIKIADNEDDVIVHGIGGKLIRAKSENLKKLVDLVDKNDMVFAVGPAGTGKTYTSVALAVRALKNKEVKRLILTRPAVEAGESLGFLPGDLKEKLDPYLQPLYDALKDMISHEKLASYLDKGIIEIAPLAFMRGRTLDDAFVILDEAQNTTHLQMKMFLTRMGENAKFIITGDPGQIDLLKQQKSGLKEAIVLLKNVKGIGFIKLTEMDVVRHKLVKKILEAYHKQEEINE
- a CDS encoding glycogen synthase; protein product: MLVIHISTECYPVIKNGGLADVIGALPKYQSKYNIDTQTVIPFVDNSFTQSEELTTVYEGSFFLEEEKISFSVYKNVSLNHDLYFIYIPSLLDRPNVYGYDDDPIRFLAFQLGVLEWLITWNRKIDILHCHDHNTGLIPFFIKHTQPYDCFKDIPVVFTVHNTFFQGIMPLEIINKLPSFDPVQTKFILWNNSINSMASGISCADKVTTVSPNYMDQLCLDSNGLEYIFQINRYKCIGLLNGIDDSIWNPETDPMIFENYSLNKVEKGKTLNKKSLCKQFNLDDKKPLIAFIGKLNNAKGGDVLENLIEKVIDTGLQSNFIVMGKGGYEITRSLELLNISNKERLYFIPSLEESIVHQVFAGADFYLMPSREEPCGLGQLYSLKYGTVPIVSNKGGLEDTVKNFEDTDGYGIKFSYFSLDDILFSISKAEKIFQDKGLLHVLRKRMMKLDFSWLSQAKQYINLYKELTENKKIIWKLT
- a CDS encoding PPK2 family polyphosphate kinase, whose amino-acid sequence is MEIDIEKFLVKEGDKLNIKKIGTEASDKFQDKESNKKELSKIVEQIDELQNILYAENKQSLLVIFQGIDAAGKDSSIRAIMTGVNPQGVEVSAFKTPSSLEYEHDYLWRHILKLPEKGKIGIFNRSHYENVLVCKVHPEFILNENLPSVSSVEDINDEFFATRYKEIKNFEKYMCNNGTKVIKFFLNISKEEQKKRFIKRIENKEKNWKFSSSDLKERKFWDKYQEAFTSALENTSTSQSPWYVIPCDNKSYGQLIMATVIKETLQKMNPKFPKVNPSEEEALKNAYQELLNEKN